A stretch of the Saprospiraceae bacterium genome encodes the following:
- a CDS encoding rhomboid family intramembrane serine protease, whose amino-acid sequence MFDSIYKDLSYRIRTGGFWLRVIVLCTLVFIAINLLKGYFSFANGGFPGEVYYDIINSISLSSDLWHNIKFPWVWITHVFVHEGFFHLLWNMLWLYSLSTIVEDLIGRKRAIIIFIESAIFGGLFFLISTLVLPWYQGIEVHAQGSSAAVIGLLFAAATISPDYGIRLLFLGNIPIKYLALAVLILDLLFAGQNNNSGGHFAHLGGAFWGWAYINLLRKGVAMDSWLDLFSKNANKMQQKRPPVQKRTQFKPPVSKEEKMNAILDKIRLQGIEKLSQEEKEFLDQFGKD is encoded by the coding sequence ATGTTTGATTCCATTTATAAAGATCTCAGCTATCGGATTCGAACTGGAGGTTTCTGGTTGAGGGTAATCGTATTGTGTACCCTTGTTTTTATTGCAATCAATTTATTGAAAGGTTATTTCAGTTTTGCCAATGGAGGATTTCCCGGAGAAGTCTATTATGACATCATCAACAGCATCAGTTTGTCATCAGACCTTTGGCATAATATCAAATTTCCCTGGGTCTGGATTACCCACGTATTTGTACACGAAGGATTTTTTCATTTGCTTTGGAATATGCTGTGGTTATACAGCCTATCTACCATTGTGGAGGACCTGATTGGACGAAAACGAGCCATCATTATTTTTATTGAATCGGCGATTTTTGGGGGTTTGTTTTTCTTAATAAGTACCCTCGTGTTGCCGTGGTATCAAGGCATTGAAGTGCATGCGCAAGGTTCTTCAGCTGCTGTTATAGGACTCCTGTTTGCAGCTGCAACGATTTCACCTGATTATGGAATCAGATTGTTGTTTTTAGGAAACATTCCAATTAAATATCTTGCCTTGGCTGTTTTGATTTTAGATTTATTGTTCGCCGGTCAAAACAACAACAGTGGTGGACATTTTGCGCATCTAGGAGGTGCATTTTGGGGATGGGCGTACATCAATTTACTCCGCAAAGGCGTTGCTATGGATAGCTGGTTAGACCTTTTTTCAAAAAATGCGAATAAGATGCAACAGAAAAGACCTCCTGTTCAAAAGCGTACTCAATTTAAGCCACCAGTTTCAAAAGAAGAAAAGATGAATGCCATTTTGGATAAAATTAGATTGCAGGGCATTGAAAAATTAAGTCAGGAAGAAAAAGAATTTTTGGATCAATTTGGTAAAGACTAA
- a CDS encoding rhomboid family intramembrane serine protease, with protein sequence MIRLTEAVKHLIIINVILFLAASTLMGDYKYFLYLFYPESPMFRPWQPITHMFMHGNINHILFNMLTLFFIGPMMENDLGTKRFLTYYLACGLGGAVLHIVSKFILVHYFGNVDEMNIPVVGASGAINGLFVGLAYLYPNLPMSLMFIPIPIKAKYLALFFIGGDLIWGLSGYNTGIAHYAHLGGALFGFLMLYYWRKKW encoded by the coding sequence ATGATTCGCCTCACAGAAGCCGTTAAACACCTGATCATTATCAATGTCATCTTATTTTTAGCTGCTTCGACCTTGATGGGTGATTACAAGTATTTTTTATACCTGTTTTATCCTGAAAGTCCCATGTTTAGACCCTGGCAGCCAATTACTCACATGTTTATGCATGGGAATATCAATCACATCCTGTTTAACATGCTGACCTTGTTTTTTATTGGTCCGATGATGGAAAATGATCTGGGTACGAAGCGATTTTTAACCTATTACCTTGCTTGTGGATTAGGCGGGGCGGTTTTGCATATAGTTTCAAAATTCATATTGGTACACTATTTCGGAAATGTAGATGAAATGAACATACCGGTAGTTGGTGCTTCCGGGGCTATTAATGGCTTGTTTGTTGGATTGGCCTATTTGTACCCCAATTTACCGATGAGTTTGATGTTTATACCCATTCCAATCAAAGCAAAATATCTCGCACTGTTCTTCATTGGTGGAGATTTAATCTGGGGGCTTAGCGGCTACAATACAGGAATTGCCCATTATGCTCACTTAGGTGGGGCCCTTTTTGGATTTTTAATGCTATACTATTGGCGTAAAAAATGGTAA
- a CDS encoding T9SS type A sorting domain-containing protein, translated as MRNLGLAIFLIAISLFDTLQLVSQDSIWPIGIKNEFPIGADTFGTEFLFFKERGTEHFFIKKFINFASCVSAISLDSKLIYFSNGIHIYNKDLDIMENGNDINPGQVQKDFSKEGYPSLNSFFSVLSPGKEKEEVDLIHMQQEYQGGKWKDCIGSFLYHTKIDIHANNGLGRVIFKNKIIGRGPFKRGSLAACRHANGRDWWFAVNPCNDSLQVYLLTPQGPKIHHFDSLKYRLPEAEGQGVFSPDGRFFAINTNNYPLNQSEIHLFDFDRCTGHFSNHRSWHYSDLPQDHTAGVAISANSRFMYIISRLVIHQYDLWAPDIIQSDQVVATYDGFVDLYGPTVFFTAQLAPNNKIYITGRTSLFKLTVIENPDLPGLLCNVNQHSLSLLFQNNFSMPYFPYYRLGAEKNSSCDTLIVANKNNPFKQQLEVYPIPAHDKIYLKYDISDPIIQIELLNLEGITIHIQKDVANREINISSLGPGVYFMKYKTRHNSGVQKILVN; from the coding sequence ATGAGAAATTTAGGTTTGGCTATTTTTTTAATTGCCATTAGTTTATTTGACACATTGCAACTTGTTTCTCAAGATAGCATTTGGCCAATAGGAATAAAAAATGAATTTCCCATTGGTGCAGATACTTTTGGTACAGAGTTTCTTTTTTTTAAAGAACGTGGGACTGAGCATTTTTTTATTAAAAAATTTATAAATTTTGCAAGCTGTGTTTCTGCTATAAGTTTGGACTCAAAACTTATTTATTTTTCAAATGGTATTCATATTTATAACAAGGATTTGGATATCATGGAAAATGGCAATGATATTAATCCGGGTCAAGTACAAAAAGATTTTAGTAAGGAAGGCTATCCATCACTGAATTCATTTTTTAGTGTATTAAGTCCAGGGAAAGAGAAAGAAGAAGTGGATTTGATTCACATGCAACAAGAATATCAGGGTGGTAAATGGAAAGATTGCATAGGTTCCTTTTTATACCATACTAAAATTGATATCCATGCAAACAATGGATTGGGTAGAGTCATTTTTAAAAATAAAATAATTGGAAGGGGGCCTTTTAAGAGAGGCAGTTTAGCAGCCTGTCGCCATGCCAATGGCCGGGATTGGTGGTTTGCAGTAAATCCCTGCAATGACTCTTTGCAAGTCTATTTATTAACTCCTCAAGGCCCTAAAATACATCATTTTGACTCGCTCAAATATAGATTGCCAGAAGCTGAAGGTCAAGGTGTATTTAGCCCTGATGGCAGATTTTTTGCCATCAATACCAATAATTATCCACTTAATCAAAGTGAAATTCATCTATTTGATTTTGACCGATGCACAGGCCATTTTTCTAACCATCGTTCCTGGCATTACAGCGACCTTCCTCAAGATCATACGGCAGGTGTGGCCATATCGGCCAATTCACGGTTTATGTATATTATTTCCAGATTGGTAATCCATCAATATGATCTTTGGGCCCCAGATATCATTCAATCAGATCAGGTGGTGGCAACCTATGATGGCTTTGTGGATCTGTATGGACCTACTGTGTTTTTTACGGCTCAGTTGGCTCCCAATAATAAAATTTATATAACTGGCAGAACCTCACTTTTTAAACTAACCGTTATAGAAAATCCAGATTTACCCGGTTTGTTATGTAATGTAAACCAACATTCGCTATCCTTGCTATTTCAAAACAATTTTTCAATGCCTTACTTTCCTTATTATAGACTCGGTGCTGAAAAAAACAGTTCATGTGATACCTTAATTGTAGCTAACAAAAATAATCCGTTCAAACAGCAACTAGAAGTATATCCAATTCCAGCCCATGATAAAATTTATTTAAAATATGATATCTCTGATCCAATTATACAGATAGAGTTATTAAATCTGGAAGGAATCACTATACATATTCAAAAAGATGTTGCCAATCGTGAAATAAATATTAGCAGTTTAGGTCCGGGAGTGTATTTTATGAAATATAAAACAAGACACAATTCAGGTGTTCAAAAAATTTTAGTGAATTAA
- the nadB gene encoding L-aspartate oxidase — protein sequence MIQSDVLILGSGIAGLSTAIQLAEKNPELVIRVVSKTTQEECNTRYAQGGIAAVWDRIKDDFQKHILDTMDAGDDLSDESIVKIVVEEGPQRVQELIDWGARFDKVPNDKDYDLAREGGHSEKRILHYRDLTGAEIERALIEKAASFPNVILLEHYYAIDVITQHHLGYNVTRIMPDIECYGAYLLNLQNLEVETHLAKITVLATGGAGQIYKTTTNPIIATGDGIAMLYRAKGHVENMEFVQFHPTALYQAAGENPAFLISEAVRGFGGILKTKDGQEFMHKYDDRLSLAPRDIVARAIDSELKARGEDFVCLDCRHLDKDEFVKHFPTIYEKCLSIGIDPMKQMIPVVPACHYMCGGIKVDAFGRSSLNHLYACGESTCTGLHGANRLASNSLLEAVVFAYRIAEAIAQEISHLKINYKIPEWDATGTAHPKELILITQSIKELKEVMSYYVGIVRSNVRIDRALNRLHLLYEEAEDLYNTTTLSAALCELRNLITIGYLVTRSASMRKESRGLHYTTDYPEKNDFKQSSLL from the coding sequence ATGATTCAATCAGACGTTTTAATATTAGGAAGCGGAATTGCCGGATTAAGTACTGCCATTCAATTAGCTGAGAAGAATCCAGAATTGGTGATTCGGGTGGTCAGTAAAACAACTCAGGAAGAATGTAATACACGCTATGCGCAAGGAGGAATCGCGGCCGTCTGGGATCGGATCAAAGATGATTTTCAAAAACATATTTTGGATACCATGGATGCGGGCGATGATCTTTCAGATGAATCGATTGTAAAAATCGTTGTCGAAGAAGGTCCGCAACGGGTTCAGGAATTGATTGACTGGGGTGCACGATTTGATAAGGTGCCAAATGATAAGGATTATGATCTGGCACGGGAAGGAGGGCATTCTGAAAAACGAATTTTACATTACCGGGATTTGACGGGTGCAGAAATAGAACGGGCGCTTATAGAAAAAGCAGCTAGTTTTCCAAATGTAATTCTTCTCGAACATTATTATGCCATTGATGTCATTACTCAACACCATTTAGGGTATAATGTAACGCGCATCATGCCCGACATTGAATGCTATGGAGCCTATTTACTCAATCTCCAAAACCTGGAAGTCGAAACCCATCTGGCAAAAATTACAGTATTAGCAACCGGAGGTGCCGGCCAGATTTATAAAACGACTACAAATCCGATCATTGCTACCGGCGATGGGATCGCCATGTTGTATCGGGCAAAAGGTCATGTAGAAAATATGGAATTCGTTCAATTTCATCCAACGGCTCTATACCAGGCTGCCGGTGAAAATCCGGCTTTTCTGATTTCGGAAGCGGTGCGTGGTTTTGGAGGAATTCTTAAAACCAAAGATGGACAGGAATTTATGCACAAATACGATGATCGACTTTCCTTAGCTCCCAGAGACATTGTAGCGAGAGCCATCGATAGCGAACTAAAAGCACGTGGAGAAGATTTTGTTTGCCTGGACTGCCGGCATTTAGACAAAGATGAATTTGTCAAGCATTTTCCAACGATTTATGAAAAATGCTTAAGCATAGGGATCGATCCAATGAAACAAATGATTCCTGTGGTACCTGCATGTCATTATATGTGCGGAGGAATCAAAGTAGATGCATTTGGCAGAAGTTCGTTAAACCATTTGTATGCCTGCGGTGAATCAACCTGTACCGGTTTGCATGGTGCCAATCGCTTGGCATCAAATTCTTTATTGGAGGCTGTTGTTTTTGCATATCGTATTGCTGAAGCGATTGCACAGGAAATCTCTCACCTTAAAATAAATTATAAAATTCCAGAGTGGGATGCAACGGGTACCGCTCATCCAAAAGAATTGATCTTGATTACACAAAGTATCAAAGAACTCAAAGAAGTAATGTCTTACTATGTGGGTATCGTCAGGAGTAATGTCCGGATTGATCGTGCTCTTAACCGTTTGCATTTATTGTATGAGGAAGCTGAGGATTTATACAATACCACGACCTTATCCGCTGCACTCTGTGAGTTGCGAAATTTGATTACCATTGGATATTTAGTAACTCGTTCAGCAAGTATGCGCAAAGAAAGCAGGGGCTTGCATTATACTACGGACTATCCGGAAAAAAATGATTTTAAACAGAGTAGTTTGTTGTAA
- a CDS encoding GxxExxY protein, translating into MRITKKMLDDLSYQVLGCAIEVHKTLGPGLLESVYEKCLLKEFRLNGIEYSNQVKVPLNYKGTLLETELRLDILVENILCVELKAQEGFLPIHEAVLLSYMHLLEKPKGILINFHSINIFKGGQKTLVNKLFYDLLEI; encoded by the coding sequence ATGAGAATCACCAAAAAAATGTTAGATGACCTTAGCTATCAGGTGCTTGGGTGCGCTATTGAAGTCCATAAAACATTAGGACCTGGATTACTTGAAAGCGTCTATGAAAAATGTTTATTAAAAGAATTCAGGCTAAATGGTATTGAATATTCTAATCAAGTTAAAGTTCCATTAAACTACAAGGGGACACTATTGGAAACTGAATTAAGATTGGATATACTAGTTGAAAATATTTTGTGCGTTGAATTAAAAGCGCAAGAAGGTTTTTTACCTATCCATGAAGCTGTTTTACTTTCATACATGCATTTATTAGAAAAACCAAAAGGAATTCTAATAAATTTTCATTCTATAAACATTTTTAAAGGTGGACAAAAAACTTTAGTAAATAAACTATTCTATGACTTATTAGAAATTTAA
- a CDS encoding RecX family transcriptional regulator, with product MYSTKDKVLKQLQHYCAYQDRSQMEVEQKLKQLRVDPEYTDEIFLELLKDGFINEERFAKSYARGKFRIHHWGKIKIRTYLKAKRIGEPLLSIALNEIDPDEYYEQLKIQLQKIYSTYKNKAKAINNLISKGYELDLIYQAADELKLKEL from the coding sequence ATGTATTCCACAAAAGATAAAGTACTCAAACAATTACAACACTATTGCGCTTATCAGGATCGCAGTCAAATGGAAGTTGAGCAAAAATTAAAACAATTACGGGTAGATCCAGAATATACAGATGAGATATTTCTTGAATTATTAAAAGACGGATTTATAAATGAGGAGCGATTTGCTAAATCCTATGCCCGCGGCAAATTTAGAATCCATCATTGGGGAAAAATTAAAATACGAACCTATCTTAAAGCCAAACGAATTGGAGAACCTTTATTATCCATAGCGCTCAACGAGATTGATCCGGATGAATATTACGAGCAACTGAAAATTCAACTCCAAAAAATTTATTCCACTTATAAAAATAAAGCAAAAGCTATAAATAACCTGATTTCCAAAGGTTATGAACTTGATTTAATTTATCAGGCAGCAGATGAATTAAAATTAAAAGAACTGTAA
- a CDS encoding HAD family phosphatase yields MLKNIIFDFGNVLVNLDEQATMEALMAVLDPEKMADFFEMALFPFEKGQISEEAFFNRLQRRSKKVQDGEYYFSAWNQMILDFPENRMQMLRELRPNYRLFLMSNINITHLRYIKRMLQLHNQSPEFETLFDQVYLSFECGMRKPELEFFQNILEKEQLIAEECLFIDDRIENIDAAIQLGINTHLHDPAQEIAVTIHSIL; encoded by the coding sequence TGCTCAAAAATATCATCTTCGATTTTGGAAATGTACTGGTAAATCTGGACGAACAGGCGACCATGGAGGCGCTTATGGCGGTTTTAGATCCGGAAAAAATGGCTGATTTCTTTGAAATGGCGCTCTTCCCATTCGAAAAAGGCCAAATCTCAGAAGAAGCTTTTTTTAACCGGCTCCAAAGGCGCTCAAAAAAAGTGCAGGATGGGGAATATTATTTCAGCGCCTGGAATCAAATGATTCTTGATTTTCCGGAAAACCGGATGCAGATGCTTCGTGAATTGCGACCCAATTACCGGCTATTTCTTATGAGTAATATCAACATTACCCATCTGAGATATATTAAAAGAATGCTCCAATTGCACAACCAAAGCCCTGAATTTGAGACTTTGTTTGACCAGGTTTACCTGTCTTTTGAATGCGGAATGCGTAAACCGGAATTGGAATTTTTCCAAAACATTCTTGAGAAGGAACAATTAATTGCTGAAGAATGTCTGTTTATAGACGACCGGATTGAAAACATAGATGCCGCAATTCAATTAGGAATTAATACGCATCTTCACGATCCTGCTCAGGAGATAGCTGTTACCATTCATTCCATTTTGTAA